In Nitratireductor basaltis, the following are encoded in one genomic region:
- a CDS encoding PAS domain S-box protein — MASATYSFLDIAVLDEVRQRLVDGQSLAILLPDLSEILWANASGAKLFGHDDIEAAIGGQPRLGETALRQMRAAAGFPGIGNSRPVAMRLTRGLKSTIIQLEATGIALPDGEPAVLISQNVEEVDRETVTQGLVSGFSEPGHFAAVLDEGGTVLAASAGFDALGLPQTLLSSLMDEVRAEDDRLVKRRLAGSGGLYPAGLACIADEPLLGLLLVIDDGTPLPAPRPAPIAEAEPAPVIREAQQESAEPSAEDDDVVQDEAVSLSEAGNVFEAKDETPETFTSTEDQDEAVQSAEADPAEPSGSSLASQQPSEEQRVRRSVRFAWRTDAEGRFSAISDEFRQAVGDTASDVIGRRFRDVSNAFGLDSDGSIARLLERRDTWSGRTVLWPVAGTSRKIPVDLAALPVYGRGRVFEGFRGFGIARLAEAVDDPEGIGLVLVPGLQSETGTEAAQDEPGWPEDKPSPAPTGEEKEHEREDQHLSEGSEEDEDPFSGETPALESALRPRDSNSDTVVRIADASVAPRDGGLSPSERTAFREIGERLRKANAALIEREKLRAQEAGDTEAVSPQEVAERISQEQVDLLPDAEPAAEAQNHKDDIAGLDGDEHASEAASHDAPPDPQALLEQPTRQATEEEPAAPTRRRVVFLNPIEEDAEDAADTASGAEGEASDLTAEEETARPGEEIDDWYFEADTPDAEESGGTGEEPAASATEDEAAASEETRADNVLPFVNEQHEDVAGETPVETEARPESATASEPSSEAFEPEQDSAGDDAIVADSADASGQAQDDDETLPGSSEEDAGAEENVSAELAHGAPHEDTEDEAPAPEAPEGAAHLSEIETDDIEGVDDGAHQHDAEAEPREFASSSSEGIDEGDAAPAAEMGADDQEQERSVVPQPPAAEPSRTVTYLPSAYAHAARAVEPARGSDIALLQGLPLAVLVHSGERLHFANREFLKLTGYEDIAELEAKGGLEALFGESHASAEPGEDHHAMALRHADGTEEPVEAHLQSITWQGRKALALAIWPIRPVRSEHSPERVWELEARLEEMRAIVDTATDGICVIANDGTIRSINRPAEALFGFDAENVTGKPFTSLFAIESQRQVKDYLTAISGNGVASVLNDGRQVIGREAQGRFIPLFVNIGRLPNQSGYCAVLRDITHWKRTEDELNRAKAQAEQASSQKSEFLARVSHEIRTPLNAIIGFSELMIDEKFGTIGNDRYRDYLRDINRSGNHVLDLVNDLLDISKIEAGQQDMHYEPVSLNETLGQIVAMMQPQANSDRVIIRSSFSSRLPDVIADPRSVRQIAINLLSNAVRYTPAGGQVIVSTAYSHDGSVALRVRDTGVGMTGAEIEEALKPFKQINSLKRKRGEGTGLGLPLTRAMTEANRAKFSITSTPGEGTLVEIIFPPARVLAD, encoded by the coding sequence ATGGCTTCGGCGACTTATTCCTTTCTGGATATTGCAGTTCTCGACGAGGTGCGGCAGCGGCTCGTGGACGGGCAATCGCTCGCAATCCTGCTGCCGGATCTCTCGGAAATTCTCTGGGCCAATGCCTCCGGAGCGAAGCTGTTCGGGCATGACGACATCGAAGCAGCTATCGGTGGACAGCCAAGGCTTGGCGAGACGGCACTGCGCCAGATGCGCGCTGCAGCCGGTTTCCCGGGTATCGGCAACAGCCGACCGGTTGCCATGCGCCTTACCCGCGGCCTGAAAAGCACGATCATCCAACTTGAAGCCACGGGCATCGCCCTGCCCGATGGGGAGCCCGCAGTTCTGATCTCACAGAACGTGGAAGAGGTTGACCGGGAAACGGTCACTCAGGGACTCGTTTCAGGTTTCAGTGAACCCGGCCACTTTGCTGCCGTGCTGGATGAAGGCGGCACTGTTCTTGCAGCCTCTGCCGGTTTCGATGCGCTGGGCCTTCCACAGACACTGCTTTCAAGCCTGATGGATGAGGTGCGCGCTGAGGATGACCGCCTCGTCAAACGGCGTCTGGCAGGAAGCGGCGGGCTTTATCCGGCGGGTCTCGCCTGCATTGCGGACGAGCCGCTTCTGGGCCTTCTTCTGGTTATCGATGACGGGACACCCCTGCCCGCGCCCAGACCGGCACCCATCGCCGAAGCCGAGCCCGCTCCGGTCATTCGTGAAGCACAGCAGGAATCCGCAGAGCCTTCGGCGGAAGACGACGATGTCGTCCAAGATGAAGCGGTATCTTTGTCAGAGGCTGGAAACGTTTTCGAAGCGAAGGACGAAACTCCTGAAACTTTCACTTCGACCGAAGATCAGGACGAGGCTGTTCAATCAGCTGAGGCAGATCCGGCTGAACCTTCCGGATCATCGCTTGCAAGTCAGCAACCATCAGAAGAACAGCGGGTTCGCCGCTCCGTCCGCTTTGCGTGGCGCACGGATGCGGAAGGTCGTTTCTCGGCGATATCCGACGAGTTTCGCCAAGCGGTGGGTGACACAGCCAGTGATGTGATCGGCCGCCGTTTCCGTGATGTCTCCAACGCGTTTGGTCTGGACAGCGACGGTTCGATCGCCCGTCTCCTTGAGCGGCGCGACACATGGTCGGGACGCACCGTGCTGTGGCCCGTGGCTGGAACTTCGCGGAAGATACCCGTCGATCTGGCAGCCTTGCCGGTCTATGGCCGGGGTCGCGTGTTCGAGGGTTTCCGCGGCTTCGGCATCGCCCGCCTTGCAGAAGCGGTCGACGATCCGGAAGGGATCGGTCTTGTGCTGGTGCCGGGGCTCCAGTCCGAAACCGGGACTGAAGCAGCCCAGGACGAGCCTGGGTGGCCAGAGGACAAGCCTTCACCTGCGCCCACTGGTGAAGAAAAAGAGCACGAGCGGGAAGATCAGCACCTGTCGGAAGGCTCCGAGGAAGACGAAGACCCGTTTTCCGGTGAGACGCCGGCATTGGAGAGCGCCCTACGTCCCCGCGACAGCAACAGTGACACGGTGGTGCGGATAGCTGATGCGAGCGTTGCGCCACGCGACGGCGGGCTCTCGCCCAGCGAGCGGACGGCATTTCGGGAAATCGGCGAACGCCTGCGGAAGGCCAATGCAGCGCTAATCGAGCGTGAAAAGCTTCGCGCGCAAGAGGCTGGTGATACGGAAGCCGTTTCTCCGCAAGAAGTTGCAGAGCGCATCTCTCAGGAACAGGTTGATTTGCTCCCGGATGCAGAGCCTGCAGCTGAAGCGCAAAACCATAAGGATGATATCGCTGGGCTGGATGGCGACGAGCACGCGTCAGAGGCAGCCAGTCACGATGCGCCGCCAGATCCCCAGGCCTTGCTGGAACAGCCAACCCGTCAGGCGACAGAAGAAGAGCCTGCAGCGCCCACGCGTCGGCGTGTGGTGTTCCTCAATCCGATTGAGGAAGACGCGGAAGATGCCGCCGATACAGCATCTGGCGCAGAGGGTGAGGCGAGTGACCTGACCGCAGAGGAAGAGACTGCGCGTCCCGGCGAAGAGATCGACGATTGGTATTTTGAAGCCGACACGCCAGATGCGGAAGAATCCGGCGGGACGGGAGAAGAACCTGCTGCAAGCGCGACGGAAGATGAGGCAGCGGCCAGTGAAGAGACGCGGGCGGACAATGTCCTGCCTTTCGTCAACGAACAGCATGAAGATGTTGCCGGTGAAACACCGGTGGAGACGGAGGCCAGACCGGAATCCGCGACTGCTTCCGAGCCTTCCAGCGAAGCCTTCGAGCCAGAGCAGGACAGCGCTGGTGATGACGCCATTGTCGCAGACAGTGCAGATGCGAGCGGGCAGGCGCAGGATGACGACGAAACGCTCCCGGGTTCCTCTGAAGAGGATGCCGGAGCGGAGGAGAACGTCTCTGCGGAATTAGCGCACGGTGCGCCCCATGAAGACACCGAAGATGAGGCCCCGGCGCCTGAAGCGCCTGAGGGCGCGGCCCACCTATCCGAAATCGAAACCGACGATATCGAGGGCGTTGACGATGGCGCTCATCAACACGACGCGGAGGCCGAGCCTCGAGAATTCGCTTCATCCTCGAGCGAGGGGATAGATGAAGGTGATGCCGCCCCTGCTGCCGAAATGGGAGCGGACGACCAGGAGCAAGAGCGCTCGGTTGTGCCGCAGCCGCCGGCTGCCGAACCTTCACGCACCGTTACGTATCTGCCTTCAGCCTATGCCCATGCCGCCCGCGCGGTGGAGCCTGCGCGCGGAAGCGATATAGCGCTGCTTCAGGGACTGCCGCTTGCAGTTCTGGTACATTCGGGCGAACGGCTTCACTTCGCCAACCGCGAATTCCTGAAGCTCACCGGCTATGAAGACATTGCCGAACTGGAAGCCAAGGGCGGTCTGGAAGCGCTGTTCGGCGAATCCCATGCAAGTGCAGAGCCGGGTGAAGACCATCATGCCATGGCGCTCCGCCACGCGGATGGGACGGAAGAGCCGGTCGAAGCACATCTGCAGTCGATCACCTGGCAGGGCCGCAAGGCACTCGCATTGGCAATCTGGCCGATCCGGCCTGTGCGGAGCGAGCATTCACCGGAACGCGTTTGGGAACTCGAGGCGCGGCTGGAAGAAATGCGTGCCATTGTCGATACGGCGACCGACGGCATCTGTGTGATTGCCAATGACGGCACGATCCGCTCCATCAACCGACCGGCCGAGGCGCTGTTCGGTTTCGACGCGGAAAATGTCACGGGCAAACCCTTCACCTCGCTTTTCGCGATCGAAAGCCAGCGGCAGGTGAAGGACTATCTGACCGCAATTTCGGGCAATGGCGTTGCAAGCGTGCTCAATGACGGGCGCCAGGTGATTGGTCGCGAGGCGCAGGGCCGCTTCATTCCGCTCTTCGTCAATATCGGGCGCCTGCCCAACCAGAGCGGCTATTGCGCAGTCCTTCGTGACATCACGCACTGGAAGCGCACCGAGGACGAGCTGAACCGCGCGAAGGCGCAGGCGGAACAGGCTTCTTCGCAGAAGAGCGAGTTCCTGGCACGGGTGAGCCACGAGATCCGCACGCCGCTCAATGCGATCATCGGATTCTCCGAACTGATGATCGACGAGAAATTCGGCACGATCGGCAATGATCGCTACCGGGACTATCTGCGCGACATCAATCGCTCCGGCAATCACGTGCTGGATCTGGTCAACGACCTGCTCGACATATCGAAGATCGAGGCCGGTCAGCAGGACATGCATTATGAGCCGGTTTCACTGAATGAGACGCTTGGGCAGATAGTGGCGATGATGCAGCCGCAAGCCAATAGCGACCGGGTGATCATCCGCTCGAGCTTCTCCTCACGCCTGCCCGATGTGATCGCTGACCCGCGCAGCGTGCGTCAGATCGCGATCAATCTCCTGTCGAATGCGGTGCGCTACACGCCGGCGGGCGGACAGGTGATCGTCTCCACGGCCTATAGCCACGATGGCTCCGTGGCGCTGCGGGTACGCGACACGGGCGTCGGCATGACGGGGGCGGAGATCGAGGAGGCACTGAAGCCCTTCAAGCAGATCAATTCGCTGAAGCGCAAGCGCGGGGAAGGAACCGGGCTCGGCCTGCCATTGACCCGTGCAATGACAGAAGCCAATCGCGCAAAGTTCTCCATCACCTCGACCCCCGGCGAGGGAACCCTCGTGGAGATCATCTTCCCTCCTGCCCGCGTGCTGGCGGACTGA
- a CDS encoding Fe(3+) ABC transporter substrate-binding protein — translation MRMLSKTLAAGLVALGTVSSFSINAAQAEGTVNVYSYRQPFLIQPLLDAFTEKTGIATEVLFLDKGLEDRIAAEGENSPADVILTVDIGRLINVEEKGITQTVDSETINENIPAEFRDPEGQWFGLTTRGRVVYASKDRVEQDTITYEELADPKWKGKICLRSGQHMYNIALFASMIAHHGEEEAEKWMKGLKANLARKPNGNDRAQAQGIFSGECDLGIGNTYYVGKMLTNEEEPEQKDWANAIKVLFPNSEERGTHVNISGMAMAKHAPNRENALKLMEFLASAEAQSIYAEENFEYPVLPGAEVSEMVQSFGEIKPDSLPLEEIAAHRKAASEMVDRVGLDEGPES, via the coding sequence ATGCGCATGCTTTCCAAGACGCTTGCTGCCGGACTGGTCGCTTTGGGCACTGTCAGCAGCTTCAGCATCAACGCTGCTCAGGCAGAAGGTACGGTCAATGTCTATTCCTACCGTCAGCCTTTCCTGATCCAGCCGCTGCTGGACGCCTTCACCGAGAAGACCGGCATCGCCACAGAAGTTCTCTTCCTCGACAAGGGTCTTGAAGATCGCATCGCCGCTGAAGGCGAGAATTCCCCGGCAGACGTTATCCTGACTGTTGATATCGGCCGTCTGATCAATGTCGAGGAGAAGGGCATCACCCAGACCGTCGACAGCGAGACCATCAACGAGAACATTCCGGCGGAATTCCGCGATCCGGAAGGTCAGTGGTTCGGCCTGACGACGCGTGGCCGCGTGGTCTATGCCTCCAAGGATCGTGTCGAGCAGGACACGATCACCTATGAAGAGCTTGCCGACCCGAAGTGGAAGGGCAAGATCTGCCTGCGCAGCGGTCAGCACATGTACAATATCGCGCTTTTCGCCTCCATGATCGCCCATCACGGCGAGGAAGAGGCCGAGAAGTGGATGAAAGGCCTCAAGGCCAATCTCGCCCGCAAGCCGAACGGCAATGACCGCGCACAGGCACAGGGCATCTTCTCCGGTGAGTGCGATCTGGGCATCGGCAACACCTACTATGTCGGCAAGATGCTGACCAATGAGGAAGAGCCGGAGCAGAAAGACTGGGCGAACGCCATCAAGGTTCTGTTCCCGAACTCCGAAGAACGCGGCACGCATGTGAACATCTCCGGCATGGCCATGGCGAAGCATGCGCCAAACCGCGAAAATGCGCTCAAGCTGATGGAATTCCTGGCAAGCGCCGAGGCACAGTCCATCTACGCGGAAGAGAATTTCGAATATCCGGTTCTGCCGGGAGCGGAAGTTTCCGAGATGGTGCAGTCATTCGGCGAGATCAAGCCGGACAGCCTGCCATTGGAAGAGATCGCCGCTCATCGCAAGGCAGCCTCCGAAATGGTTGACCGCGTTGGCCTTGATGAAGGTCCGGAAAGCTGA
- a CDS encoding ABC transporter permease yields MNSLIVNNPRLPRLSSLPRRRQGRAGLVAAGMVAAVVLLPILTIIAVALTSSGEDWPHLLRYVLPNALSTTFVLLLMVGVGTSVIGVATAWLVVAYDFPLRRFMAWALVLPLAVPPYLAAYAHAEFFHFVGPVQSMIRAWFGFTRPADYWFPDIRSTWGAALVLASVTYPYVYLTTRVVFLMQGRNIADVARTLGAGPSRVFWRVLLPVARPAIAAGVALVLMETLNDFGAVQHLGVNTLTFAVYSTWLNRGSLEGAAQIALVMLVFVIFMIVMEQGARHRQRFHSARATQMKARPPRIKLGRWASMGAIVATGAPLAFGFGIPLYIFTDYAANRLHQFADPRLVEAFVTTVVASSATAIVAVGAAIALIFSLRMRRSRWTLALTRIATAGYAMPGTILALGLLLSLARFDNTLDSFLRAQFGISSGLILSGTAAAVVLGCAIRFLALAEGAVQSGLMKLPPNIDEAARSLGKTAAGSARAVLLPLVRPAIATAAILVFVDTAKELSATILLRPFGFNTLATHVYENASRGAVEEGAVAALMIVVTAMVPVILLSGRLMQDRDA; encoded by the coding sequence ATGAACAGCCTGATCGTCAACAATCCGCGCCTGCCGCGGCTCTCTTCCCTGCCCCGACGACGCCAAGGCCGTGCGGGGCTTGTTGCTGCGGGAATGGTGGCCGCCGTGGTCCTGTTGCCGATCCTGACGATCATTGCAGTCGCGCTGACCTCAAGCGGCGAGGACTGGCCGCATCTCCTGCGATATGTTCTTCCAAACGCGCTTTCGACCACCTTCGTCCTGCTCCTGATGGTCGGGGTCGGAACGAGCGTGATCGGTGTCGCCACGGCGTGGCTGGTTGTTGCCTATGACTTTCCGTTGCGCCGGTTCATGGCCTGGGCTCTGGTGCTTCCGCTTGCGGTACCGCCCTATCTTGCGGCTTACGCCCATGCGGAGTTCTTTCACTTCGTGGGCCCTGTCCAGAGCATGATCCGTGCGTGGTTCGGCTTCACGCGGCCTGCCGATTACTGGTTTCCGGACATCCGCTCCACCTGGGGCGCGGCTCTTGTGCTGGCCTCGGTCACCTATCCCTATGTCTATCTGACCACGCGCGTCGTATTTCTCATGCAGGGGCGCAATATCGCCGACGTTGCGCGCACATTGGGTGCGGGACCATCGCGCGTGTTCTGGCGCGTGCTTCTGCCTGTCGCCCGCCCGGCCATCGCTGCCGGTGTTGCGCTGGTCCTGATGGAGACGCTCAATGATTTCGGTGCCGTCCAACATCTCGGTGTGAACACGCTTACCTTCGCGGTCTATTCGACCTGGCTCAACCGCGGGAGCCTGGAAGGTGCTGCACAGATTGCACTGGTGATGCTGGTCTTCGTGATCTTCATGATCGTGATGGAGCAAGGCGCACGTCACCGGCAGCGCTTTCACAGTGCCCGCGCCACACAGATGAAGGCGCGCCCACCGCGCATCAAGCTTGGCAGATGGGCTAGCATGGGCGCCATCGTCGCGACCGGCGCACCGCTCGCATTCGGTTTTGGCATTCCGCTCTACATCTTCACCGACTACGCGGCGAACAGGCTTCATCAATTTGCCGATCCAAGATTGGTGGAAGCGTTCGTCACGACCGTCGTGGCCTCTTCGGCAACCGCAATCGTGGCCGTGGGCGCGGCCATCGCGCTCATCTTCTCGCTGCGAATGCGCCGTTCGCGCTGGACACTTGCCCTCACCCGCATTGCCACTGCAGGCTATGCGATGCCTGGCACGATACTGGCGCTCGGGCTTCTTCTGTCACTGGCGCGCTTCGACAACACGCTTGACAGCTTCCTGCGGGCCCAGTTCGGCATCTCAAGCGGCCTCATTCTTTCGGGCACCGCGGCTGCGGTGGTGCTGGGTTGCGCCATCCGCTTCCTGGCGCTTGCGGAAGGAGCAGTGCAGTCAGGCCTGATGAAATTGCCGCCAAACATCGATGAAGCCGCACGCAGTCTCGGCAAGACGGCAGCAGGCAGTGCGCGCGCCGTTCTTCTGCCGCTTGTGCGCCCGGCCATCGCAACTGCGGCAATCCTCGTTTTCGTCGATACGGCGAAGGAGCTTTCCGCCACGATCCTGTTGCGGCCATTCGGCTTCAACACGCTTGCCACCCATGTCTACGAGAATGCCTCGCGTGGTGCCGTGGAAGAAGGTGCTGTTGCAGCACTGATGATCGTGGTGACAGCCATGGTGCCGGTCATATTGCTGTCCGGCCGCCTGATGCAGGACCGCGACGCCTGA
- a CDS encoding acetoacetate--CoA ligase yields MQSSKPLWAPSQDRVAASAMADFMHKAASASGRDISTYEALHAWSVAEPDCFWSLVWDYCGVRGEKGKTVLQDGGQMPGARFFPEAELNFAENLLKKTGADDALVFRGEDKAERRMNWDELHALVSRLQQFFTAEGVQKGDRIAAMMPNMPETVAAMLAAASIGAIWSSCSPDFGVRGVLDRFGQIEPVIFIAPDGYWYNGKAFDVADKTREILDQLPSVRRALIVDYLGRAEESASTIGRASSLDAALAPYEEKPVRFEPLPFDHPLYILFSSGTTGIPKCIVHSAGGTLLQHVKEHRLHADIREGDRFFYFTTCGWMMWNWLVTGLASGATLLLYDGSPFAPDGNVLFNFAEDEGMTYFGTSAKFIDAVRKAELKPKDSHDLGKLRTMSSTGSPLAPENFRFVYEGIKDDIHLASISGGTDIVSCFVLGVPTLPVWTGEIQAAGLGMAVDVWDDDGKPLPSGKGELVCTNPFPSMPIGFWNDPDGSKYRAAYFERFPNVWCHGDFAEWTEHGGLVIHGRSDATLNPGGVRIGTAEIYNQVEQMPEVLEAICIGQDWEDDVRVVLFVRIVEGAVLDEALEKAIRTRIRTGASPRHVPARIIAVEDIPRTKSGKITELAVRDVVHGRAVKNKEALANPEALELYRDLPQLAQ; encoded by the coding sequence ATGCAGTCGTCAAAGCCGCTTTGGGCGCCATCCCAGGACCGTGTTGCCGCATCTGCAATGGCAGATTTCATGCACAAGGCAGCGTCCGCGAGCGGCCGAGACATCTCCACCTATGAAGCGCTTCATGCCTGGTCGGTGGCAGAGCCGGACTGCTTCTGGTCGCTCGTCTGGGACTATTGTGGTGTTCGGGGCGAAAAGGGAAAGACTGTCCTTCAGGATGGCGGACAAATGCCGGGTGCGCGATTTTTCCCTGAGGCAGAGCTGAACTTTGCGGAAAACCTTCTCAAGAAAACCGGTGCCGATGATGCTCTGGTCTTTCGTGGAGAGGACAAGGCGGAGCGGCGCATGAACTGGGACGAACTGCATGCGCTGGTTTCGCGTTTGCAGCAATTTTTCACGGCGGAGGGTGTGCAGAAGGGTGACCGCATTGCAGCCATGATGCCCAACATGCCTGAAACCGTTGCGGCCATGCTGGCAGCAGCTTCGATCGGCGCCATCTGGTCGTCCTGCTCGCCCGATTTCGGCGTGCGCGGCGTCCTCGACCGCTTTGGGCAGATCGAGCCGGTGATCTTCATCGCGCCAGATGGCTACTGGTACAATGGCAAGGCTTTCGACGTTGCCGACAAGACGCGCGAGATCCTCGATCAACTGCCGTCGGTGCGCCGCGCACTCATCGTTGATTATCTGGGCCGTGCGGAGGAGAGCGCAAGCACCATCGGGCGCGCCAGCTCCTTGGACGCGGCCCTTGCCCCATATGAAGAGAAGCCTGTCCGCTTCGAGCCGCTGCCTTTCGATCATCCGCTCTATATTCTCTTTTCATCGGGTACGACCGGCATTCCCAAATGCATTGTCCATTCCGCCGGCGGTACATTGCTGCAGCATGTGAAGGAGCATCGCCTTCACGCGGATATTCGCGAAGGCGACCGCTTCTTCTACTTCACCACCTGCGGCTGGATGATGTGGAACTGGCTCGTCACGGGATTGGCTTCTGGCGCAACCCTTCTGCTTTACGATGGGTCGCCATTTGCGCCCGATGGCAATGTGCTCTTCAATTTTGCCGAAGACGAGGGCATGACCTATTTCGGCACCTCTGCAAAATTCATCGACGCCGTGCGCAAGGCGGAGCTGAAGCCGAAGGATAGTCACGATCTCGGCAAGTTGCGCACCATGTCGTCCACAGGTTCGCCCCTGGCACCTGAAAATTTCCGCTTCGTCTATGAAGGCATCAAGGACGATATCCACCTTGCCTCCATCTCCGGCGGCACGGATATCGTCTCCTGCTTTGTGCTCGGAGTGCCGACACTGCCCGTCTGGACGGGTGAGATACAGGCTGCCGGCCTCGGCATGGCGGTCGATGTCTGGGACGATGACGGCAAGCCCCTGCCATCCGGAAAGGGTGAACTTGTTTGCACCAATCCATTCCCCTCCATGCCGATTGGGTTCTGGAATGATCCGGATGGCAGCAAGTATCGCGCTGCCTATTTCGAGCGCTTTCCGAATGTCTGGTGCCATGGCGACTTCGCCGAGTGGACGGAGCATGGCGGTCTGGTTATCCACGGCCGCTCCGATGCGACACTCAATCCGGGCGGGGTGCGCATCGGTACCGCGGAGATCTACAATCAGGTCGAGCAGATGCCGGAAGTGCTGGAAGCCATTTGCATCGGCCAGGATTGGGAGGATGACGTGCGGGTTGTCCTGTTCGTGCGTATTGTCGAAGGTGCGGTTCTTGATGAAGCGCTGGAGAAGGCAATTCGCACCCGTATCCGCACGGGAGCGAGCCCGCGCCACGTGCCTGCGCGCATTATCGCGGTTGAGGACATCCCGCGCACCAAGTCCGGCAAGATCACCGAGCTTGCGGTACGCGATGTTGTCCATGGGCGCGCAGTGAAGAACAAGGAGGCGCTGGCCAACCCGGAAGCGCTGGAGCTTTACCGCGATCTGCCGCAGCTTGCGCAATGA
- a CDS encoding AsmA family protein: MSLARKAAWSTGIVVVIALLLMVGLPLIASTQIVRDGIANQMSSWSGYRVRLDDTPEIEVWPTFRAVLNDVTLLDWNTRDPQPVVEAVRVEVELSALAALRGDVVFTRMRFIRPLVRLHGDRRGYHLPSPRDWGRLARSVEQAEQMVAQNGEAPAARALPDDPLGAIEFVDGRVIGAQSGTTQELITSLSGTLDWPALNRQASLNAKGIWRGEAVDVQVSSAQPLLLLAGSSAAVDLSVRSSPLNLSFKGTANLSGVDFFDGDLSASTPSLGRVMEWMQGVPAGANRVGPVSIAARMTGQNDRLKFENAALTVDESSAKGLLEIAFEQGEPSISGTLAFDQLNLRSTLNTFAASHVAVAARDGEGSVDQRINVDMRFSVVNATYGSIALANVAAAAKSRDGLATFDISDATAFGGSLQMGLRVDRTGSFDTLEVSFSGEQVDTAMLAQKLQVSALLPRARGSFSLSLKGTGRTLDEILSSADGNITAEFGKGEIPGIHLPSFMQLSERGDFFALSEISEGALPVDTARLKATVRRGVADIETAEARSPSHVLELDGLVPFAGRGLALYGTLTDERTPEAAPLMFFVGGSWASPFIAAFNPDAPREQ, encoded by the coding sequence GTGTCACTGGCAAGAAAAGCTGCGTGGTCAACCGGCATAGTTGTCGTGATCGCGCTTCTTCTGATGGTCGGACTGCCGCTGATCGCCTCCACCCAGATCGTGCGCGACGGCATTGCCAACCAGATGAGTTCCTGGAGCGGCTATCGTGTGCGGCTGGACGATACCCCGGAAATCGAAGTGTGGCCGACCTTTCGTGCCGTGCTCAACGATGTAACGCTGCTCGACTGGAACACCCGCGATCCACAGCCCGTCGTCGAGGCGGTGCGTGTGGAGGTGGAGCTTTCAGCCCTGGCTGCCTTGCGGGGCGACGTGGTCTTCACCCGGATGCGGTTCATCCGTCCCCTGGTGCGGCTTCATGGTGACCGCCGCGGCTATCACCTGCCTTCACCGCGAGACTGGGGACGACTTGCACGCTCGGTCGAGCAGGCCGAGCAGATGGTCGCGCAAAATGGCGAGGCGCCTGCAGCACGTGCCCTGCCCGATGACCCGCTTGGTGCCATCGAATTCGTGGATGGCCGCGTGATCGGCGCCCAGAGCGGCACCACGCAGGAACTGATCACTTCGCTTTCGGGAACGCTCGACTGGCCGGCTCTCAATCGGCAGGCCTCGCTCAATGCGAAAGGGATCTGGCGGGGCGAGGCCGTCGATGTTCAGGTTTCATCCGCACAACCGCTACTGCTGCTGGCCGGCAGCAGCGCGGCTGTGGATCTTTCGGTGCGATCTTCGCCACTCAACCTTTCCTTCAAAGGCACCGCCAACCTCTCGGGTGTCGACTTTTTCGACGGCGACCTGTCAGCCTCCACGCCTTCCCTCGGGCGCGTCATGGAATGGATGCAGGGCGTTCCTGCGGGTGCAAACCGGGTGGGGCCCGTATCCATCGCCGCACGCATGACCGGCCAGAATGACCGGCTGAAATTCGAGAATGCAGCACTGACCGTGGATGAAAGCTCCGCAAAGGGCCTGCTGGAGATCGCGTTCGAACAGGGCGAGCCAAGCATCAGCGGCACACTCGCCTTCGATCAACTCAATCTGCGCAGCACGCTGAACACGTTCGCTGCAAGTCATGTCGCGGTCGCAGCCAGGGACGGGGAAGGAAGCGTTGATCAGAGGATCAACGTGGATATGCGTTTTTCAGTGGTCAACGCGACTTACGGCTCGATCGCGCTTGCCAATGTCGCCGCGGCTGCGAAGTCACGAGACGGGTTGGCAACATTTGACATCTCCGATGCAACTGCCTTCGGTGGATCGCTGCAGATGGGACTTCGCGTGGACCGGACAGGCTCGTTCGACACCCTGGAAGTCAGCTTCAGCGGAGAGCAGGTGGACACGGCCATGCTGGCGCAGAAACTGCAGGTGAGTGCGCTTCTGCCCCGCGCGCGCGGGTCCTTCTCGTTGTCGCTCAAGGGCACCGGCAGGACGCTGGACGAAATTCTGTCGTCGGCCGACGGCAACATTACTGCCGAATTCGGGAAGGGTGAGATACCAGGCATTCACCTGCCCAGTTTCATGCAGCTTTCCGAGCGCGGCGACTTCTTTGCGCTCTCCGAAATTTCAGAAGGTGCCCTGCCCGTGGACACGGCACGGCTGAAAGCCACCGTGAGGCGCGGGGTGGCGGATATCGAAACGGCAGAAGCACGTTCTCCATCGCATGTGCTGGAACTGGACGGCCTGGTGCCTTTCGCCGGCCGTGGCCTTGCACTTTATGGCACGCTAACGGATGAGCGCACACCGGAGGCAGCACCGCTCATGTTCTTTGTCGGCGGATCGTGGGCCTCTCCCTTCATAGCGGCTTTCAATCCGGATGCGCCACGCGAGCAGTAA